The Daucus carota subsp. sativus chromosome 7, DH1 v3.0, whole genome shotgun sequence genome window below encodes:
- the LOC108193727 gene encoding uncharacterized protein LOC108193727: MEGRGGCCLARYNDMSEVDRIMLKYRPIAPKPVGVSGGGAGGSVPDISGTTRPKRRYVKNGNKRVGTGRRKVSPEKSSSGGSSSSGETVVTLPLLPETPVKGKNSPIWLSFDRGDMGHVAFTERPARLVESCVTVESVMDTWLDRYGLGRTDEEKVMTLENDTCPGFVSDGYNSVRWTNKAYREMNGGDSTRVWLVMKDLVVLPLMSEAFTCRVRVVTCRNDGGSPCAMTVPCDVWRMDNGGFAWRLDINAALCLGR; encoded by the coding sequence ATGGAGGGCAGAGGAGGGTGTTGTTTAGCGAGATATAATGATATGTCTGAAGTTGATAGGATAATGCTCAAGTACAGGCCTATTGCACCCAAGCCGGTGGGTGTCTCCGGTGGTGGTGCCGGTGGATCTGTGCCGGATATTTCCGGAACCACTAGACCTAAGAGAAGGTACGTGAAGAATGGGAACAAGAGGGTAGGAACCGGGAGGAGGAAGGTATCGCCGGAGAAATCGAGTTCCGGCGGGTCATCTAGCAGCGGAGAGACGGTGGTGACGTTGCCTTTGCTTCCCGAGACGCCGGTGAAGGGTAAAAACTCTCCGATCTGGTTGAGTTTCGACAGGGGAGATATGGGACACGTGGCGTTCACCGAGAGGCCGGCGAGACTAGTCGAGTCTTGCGTGACGGTGGAGTCCGTGATGGACACGTGGCTGGACAGGTACGGCCTGGGGAGAACCGACGAGGAGAAGGTGATGACTTTAGAAAACGACACGTGTCCAGGGTTTGTATCGGACGGCTATAACAGCGTGAGGTGGACTAACAAGGCTTACAGAGAAATGAACGGCGGAGATTCCACGAGGGTTTGGCTCGTGATGAAAGATCTGGTGGTGCTGCCGCTGATGAGCGAGGCGTTCACGTGCCGTGTGAGAGTGGTCACGTGCCGCAACGACGGAGGCTCGCCGTGCGCAATGACAGTGCCGTGTGATGTGTGGAGGATGGACAATGGTGGGTTCGCTTGGAGGCTTGATATCAACGCTGCTCTTTGCTTGGGCCGATGA